A region of Paenibacillus thiaminolyticus DNA encodes the following proteins:
- a CDS encoding sugar ABC transporter permease, with the protein MSKLLNNLVVAGIYAVFAVLLLTTLYPLIWVIGTSLNPGNSLMVSRMFPDQPTFAHYAELIRKTDFVLWFTNTLTIALANAALSTALVAATAYAFSRFRFKGRRQGLMTLLILQMFPGFLSIMAIFVLLMQTKLLDTHLGLILIYAGGSISMGTWVMKGHFDTIPKSLEEAARIDGAGHAQTMLKIILPLSLPAITFVALNSFITPFMDFILPQIVLRSSDKMTLAQGLYNMVANETNSSFTTFAAGAVLVALPITILYMYFQKYLIHGMTAGADKG; encoded by the coding sequence ATGTCTAAATTGCTGAACAACTTGGTCGTAGCGGGCATTTACGCGGTATTTGCCGTGCTGCTGTTGACGACGCTCTATCCCTTGATCTGGGTTATCGGAACGTCGCTTAATCCGGGTAATTCCTTAATGGTAAGCCGAATGTTTCCTGACCAGCCTACGTTTGCGCATTATGCGGAGCTGATACGGAAGACGGATTTCGTGCTGTGGTTCACGAACACGCTCACGATCGCGCTTGCCAATGCGGCATTGTCAACGGCTTTGGTGGCGGCGACGGCCTATGCCTTCTCCCGCTTTCGCTTCAAAGGCCGACGCCAAGGATTGATGACCTTGCTAATCCTGCAAATGTTTCCGGGCTTCCTGTCCATCATGGCGATCTTCGTGCTGCTGATGCAGACGAAGCTGCTGGATACGCATTTGGGCCTCATTCTTATCTATGCCGGCGGTTCCATCTCGATGGGGACATGGGTCATGAAAGGACATTTCGACACGATTCCGAAAAGTCTGGAGGAAGCGGCCCGCATCGATGGCGCGGGTCATGCGCAGACGATGCTCAAAATCATTCTGCCGCTGTCCCTGCCTGCGATTACCTTTGTCGCCCTGAACAGCTTCATTACGCCGTTCATGGATTTTATCCTGCCGCAGATCGTGTTGAGATCATCTGACAAGATGACGTTGGCGCAAGGCTTGTACAATATGGTGGCGAACGAGACGAATTCAAGCTTCACGACCTTCGCTGCCGGCGCCGTACTGGTGGCGCTTCCGATTACGATCCTGTATATGTACTTCCAAAAGTATCTCATTCACGGCATGACGGCTGGCGCGGACAAGGGTTAA
- a CDS encoding sugar ABC transporter permease — translation MDVTTGARRHRTRAALFSAVCIGLGQLYNKQYMKGLLWMIAAQLFFWTYYPIAYEGIRGLITLGDVPTQVVSGQVIKGDHSIFLLIEGLITLVLVLLFAGFYVLNIYDAKKNGALRDEGRLAPGFIESAKQMKLRHFPYLLLLPSICFVLFVTVVPLVFNVLIAFTNYSAPNHIPDRNLVNWTGLSTFYELFAQEAWRTTFFGISVWNVIWAGASTLSVFFSGLLLALMVNHPRVKFKKFWRTIFILPWAIPQFISILVFRVLLNGSFGPVNDMITKLGFAPVPWLSDPTMAKFTILLVNLWFSTPFLMALMSGVLTTMPRDLYEAASVDGATGTQKFFKLTLPLVLAATAPLLIMQFAFNFNNFNLIYMLTDGNPNHPDYYYAGSTDILISWIFKMTLNQSQFNMASAVSIIMFVFITVFSLWNYRRMKITQEEDMV, via the coding sequence ATGGATGTGACAACAGGTGCCCGTCGGCATCGGACGAGAGCGGCTCTATTCTCCGCGGTGTGTATCGGATTAGGCCAGCTGTACAACAAGCAGTATATGAAGGGCTTGCTATGGATGATCGCGGCGCAGTTGTTTTTTTGGACCTATTATCCGATCGCTTATGAAGGAATAAGAGGGTTGATCACGTTAGGCGACGTGCCTACGCAAGTGGTTTCCGGACAAGTGATCAAAGGCGATCACTCCATTTTCCTGCTGATTGAAGGACTGATTACATTGGTGCTCGTGCTCTTGTTTGCCGGGTTCTATGTGCTGAATATTTACGATGCGAAAAAAAATGGCGCGCTGCGCGATGAAGGGAGGCTCGCTCCGGGGTTTATCGAATCGGCCAAACAGATGAAGCTTCGGCATTTTCCTTATCTGCTTCTGCTGCCGTCCATCTGCTTCGTGCTCTTTGTGACGGTGGTGCCGTTGGTGTTCAATGTGCTGATTGCCTTTACGAACTATTCGGCTCCGAATCATATTCCCGACCGCAATTTGGTGAATTGGACCGGACTGAGCACGTTTTATGAATTATTTGCGCAAGAGGCATGGCGCACGACCTTCTTCGGGATTTCGGTCTGGAATGTCATCTGGGCTGGGGCGTCTACGCTGTCCGTTTTTTTCAGCGGCCTCCTATTGGCGTTGATGGTGAATCATCCGCGAGTGAAATTCAAAAAATTTTGGCGCACGATCTTCATCTTGCCATGGGCGATTCCGCAATTTATATCGATTCTGGTGTTCAGAGTGCTGCTGAACGGCTCATTCGGTCCGGTGAACGATATGATAACCAAGCTCGGCTTCGCGCCGGTGCCGTGGCTGTCCGACCCGACGATGGCCAAGTTTACGATTCTGCTCGTGAATTTGTGGTTCTCCACCCCGTTCCTGATGGCGTTGATGTCCGGCGTCTTGACGACGATGCCACGGGATTTGTACGAAGCCGCCTCAGTGGATGGGGCCACGGGGACGCAGAAGTTTTTTAAGCTGACGCTTCCGCTGGTATTGGCGGCGACGGCGCCGCTCTTGATCATGCAGTTTGCTTTTAACTTCAATAACTTTAATTTGATCTATATGCTAACGGACGGTAATCCGAACCACCCTGATTATTATTACGCGGGCAGCACGGATATTTTAATCTCGTGGATATTCAAGATGACGTTGAATCAGAGCCAATTCAATATGGCTTCCGCCGTCTCGATCATCATGTTCGTCTTTATCACGGTATTCTCCCTATGGAACTATCGGCGGATGAAGATAACTCAAGAAGAGGATATGGTCTAA
- a CDS encoding maltose ABC transporter substrate-binding protein translates to MSKRFFFSTLSAALVFLLLAACSVQNTNSANEKAGAAMQQHAGEAGLQPEKGATLLVWESKGPELDFLKAVAEDFEQEYGVNVKVEAVPAIDSVTKLTTDGPAGIGADVFSAPHDHLGNAVIAGLVLQNDMYDEPMKRQIMDSALEGVSYDGVLYGFPTAIDTYALYYNKKRLNQAPATYEELIQFAQTYNDPKNKQYAFMWNVGQLYQSYSFLAGYGGYIFGNGGKDAGDIGLSTDGSVAGAAFLQSLHDILPINSNDINDNIITGFFIEGKTAAIIGGPWLMTDVKNAGLDYGVAPLPLLPNGEQPPSLSGIRALYVSSYTEYPAAAKLFASYATSRHNIVKRYELTRQLPPRQDMMEEPIIKQDANALAFLEQAKYSAPMPSIPEMGNVWVPAGAALAAIWNDRQEPEAVLKKAVEQINTAIRAKK, encoded by the coding sequence ATGTCAAAACGCTTCTTCTTTTCGACATTGTCGGCAGCTCTGGTGTTTCTTTTGCTTGCGGCATGCAGCGTGCAAAATACGAATTCGGCTAACGAGAAGGCAGGGGCTGCGATGCAGCAGCATGCGGGAGAAGCCGGATTGCAGCCGGAGAAGGGCGCCACATTGCTTGTATGGGAATCCAAAGGTCCGGAGCTGGATTTTCTGAAAGCGGTCGCAGAAGACTTCGAACAGGAGTATGGGGTCAACGTCAAGGTTGAAGCCGTTCCGGCTATCGACTCCGTTACGAAGCTGACGACGGATGGGCCGGCCGGGATCGGGGCCGATGTGTTCTCGGCGCCGCATGATCATTTGGGCAATGCGGTCATAGCAGGGCTTGTGCTGCAAAATGATATGTACGATGAACCGATGAAGCGGCAAATCATGGACTCGGCCCTAGAAGGCGTTAGCTATGACGGGGTGCTCTACGGATTCCCGACCGCGATCGATACGTATGCGTTGTACTACAACAAAAAACGGTTGAACCAGGCTCCCGCAACGTATGAAGAGCTGATTCAGTTCGCCCAGACGTATAACGATCCGAAAAACAAGCAGTACGCCTTCATGTGGAATGTCGGTCAGCTCTATCAATCCTATTCGTTCCTGGCTGGCTATGGCGGTTACATATTCGGGAATGGCGGAAAGGATGCAGGCGATATCGGCTTGAGCACTGACGGGTCGGTCGCGGGTGCCGCTTTTCTGCAATCGCTGCATGACATTCTGCCGATCAACAGCAATGATATCAATGACAATATCATCACCGGCTTTTTCATCGAAGGGAAAACAGCTGCAATTATAGGCGGCCCATGGCTCATGACGGATGTCAAAAACGCGGGCCTAGATTATGGAGTGGCCCCATTGCCGCTGCTGCCTAACGGAGAGCAGCCGCCAAGCCTGTCCGGTATCCGCGCGCTCTATGTCAGCTCCTACACCGAATATCCGGCAGCCGCCAAGCTGTTCGCTAGCTATGCGACCTCACGTCACAACATCGTCAAGCGCTACGAGTTGACCAGGCAGCTGCCGCCGAGACAAGACATGATGGAGGAGCCGATCATCAAGCAAGATGCCAATGCGCTGGCATTCCTGGAGCAAGCGAAGTATTCCGCTCCGATGCCGTCCATTCCTGAAATGGGAAATGTGTGGGTGCCGGCAGGCGCGGCCTTGGCTGCGATCTGGAATGACAGGCAAGAACCGGAGGCGGTGTTGAAGAAGGCGGTCGAGCAAATCAACACGGCGATCCGGGCGAAAAAGTAG
- the glnA gene encoding type I glutamate--ammonia ligase gives MSTNPALMVIQEKKIQYVDFRFIDLVGRAHHITLPASEVDESTFTNGVAFDGSSIKGFRGIEESDMVMMPDANSCYADPFTAHPTLIVMCDIFTPDGERYDRDPRSIAQKAEAYLQTSGVGTAAFFAPESEFFIFDEVRYENTMNRSSFYVDSVEASWNTNREEAGGNLGGKIPAKGGYVPVAPVDTQQDIRSEMCRLLQECGIRVERHHHEVATAGQGEINFRFDTLTASADNLMKYKYIVHNTARQFGKVATFMPKPLFGDNGSGMHVHQSIFNGDTPLFYEKGGYANLSEMALHYIGGILHHAPALIALTNPSTNSFKRLVPGYEAPVNLVFSKGNRSAAVRIPVAAVTPKGCRIEFRTPDSTANPYLAFAAMLMAGLDGIKRKIDPTAAGFGPYDRNLYELSEAEKLDIRRVPATMEEALDALMADHEFLLEGGVFTRAFIDNYIGIKRKEAQSVAIRIHPQEYSLYFDC, from the coding sequence ATGTCGACAAATCCAGCTTTGATGGTTATTCAAGAGAAAAAAATCCAGTATGTAGATTTTCGCTTTATTGATTTGGTCGGTCGAGCGCATCATATTACCCTTCCTGCTTCAGAGGTGGATGAGAGCACGTTCACGAACGGAGTTGCATTCGACGGTTCCTCCATCAAAGGATTCCGTGGAATTGAAGAATCTGACATGGTGATGATGCCGGACGCGAACTCCTGCTACGCCGATCCGTTCACGGCGCATCCGACACTTATCGTCATGTGCGATATTTTTACACCGGATGGCGAACGCTATGATCGGGACCCGCGCAGCATCGCGCAGAAGGCAGAAGCATATTTGCAAACGTCCGGGGTCGGTACGGCTGCATTCTTTGCCCCGGAGTCGGAATTTTTCATCTTCGATGAGGTGCGGTACGAGAATACGATGAACCGCTCCTCCTTCTATGTCGACTCGGTTGAGGCGTCCTGGAATACGAATCGTGAGGAAGCCGGCGGCAACCTCGGAGGCAAAATTCCGGCAAAGGGCGGATACGTGCCGGTAGCCCCAGTGGATACGCAGCAGGACATCCGCAGCGAGATGTGCCGCTTGCTTCAGGAATGCGGCATCCGCGTCGAACGCCATCATCATGAAGTGGCGACGGCAGGGCAAGGGGAGATTAACTTCCGCTTCGATACATTGACGGCCTCGGCCGATAATCTGATGAAGTATAAATATATCGTTCATAATACGGCACGGCAGTTCGGCAAGGTGGCCACCTTCATGCCGAAGCCGCTGTTCGGCGACAACGGAAGCGGGATGCATGTGCATCAATCGATATTCAACGGCGACACGCCGCTGTTCTACGAGAAGGGCGGGTACGCCAATCTGAGCGAGATGGCGCTTCATTATATCGGCGGGATTCTGCATCACGCGCCTGCGCTGATCGCCTTGACGAACCCAAGCACAAACTCGTTCAAGCGGCTCGTTCCCGGCTACGAAGCTCCGGTTAATCTGGTCTTCTCCAAAGGCAATCGTTCCGCTGCGGTTCGCATCCCGGTGGCTGCCGTCACGCCGAAGGGCTGCCGCATCGAGTTCCGCACGCCGGATTCTACAGCGAACCCGTACCTGGCGTTCGCGGCGATGCTGATGGCAGGGCTGGACGGAATCAAGCGCAAGATCGATCCGACCGCGGCCGGCTTCGGTCCATATGACCGCAATCTATATGAGCTGTCCGAGGCGGAGAAGCTGGACATTCGCCGCGTTCCGGCCACGATGGAAGAGGCGCTCGACGCTTTGATGGCGGATCATGAATTTTTGCTCGAAGGCGGCGTATTCACCCGCGCGTTCATCGACAACTATATCGGCATCAAGAGGAAAGAAGCTCAATCCGTTGCCATTCGCATTCATCCGCAGGAATACAGCCTTTATTTCGACTGCTAA
- the aroF gene encoding 3-deoxy-7-phosphoheptulonate synthase — protein sequence MIVIVSNQTPEERVAELVRIIEKAGNQAHISQGTDRTVIGIIGKAEPQLAEHLRQMKGVENVIKITKSYKMASRDFHPEDTVINIKGVEIGGGNLVVMGGPCAVESPAQIDEIARLVKAAGGQILRGGAFKPRTGPYSFQGVGVEGLVMMAEAGRKHGLLTITEVMTPEYVDICAEYADILQVGTRNMQNFDLLRKLGECGKPVLLKRGFSATYDEWLNAAEYILAGGNPNVMLCERGIRTFETYTRNTLDLTAIPVVKQLSHLPVISDPSHGTGRRELVETMSKASVAAGADGLIIEMHTDPDNSMTGDGVQSLFPDQFANLLRELEQLAPLCGKTFNTEKMERSHFATWVK from the coding sequence ATGATCGTTATCGTCTCGAATCAGACTCCGGAAGAGCGGGTTGCGGAACTCGTGCGCATCATCGAGAAGGCGGGCAACCAGGCCCATATCTCGCAGGGCACGGACCGTACCGTCATTGGCATTATCGGTAAGGCAGAGCCTCAACTGGCTGAACATCTTAGACAAATGAAGGGCGTAGAGAACGTGATTAAAATTACGAAATCTTACAAGATGGCTAGTCGTGACTTCCATCCGGAAGATACGGTGATCAATATCAAAGGCGTAGAAATCGGCGGCGGCAATCTCGTCGTCATGGGTGGTCCGTGCGCCGTCGAATCGCCGGCGCAGATTGACGAGATCGCGCGCCTAGTGAAGGCAGCTGGCGGACAAATCTTGCGCGGAGGGGCCTTCAAGCCGCGGACAGGCCCGTATAGCTTCCAAGGGGTCGGCGTGGAAGGTCTGGTCATGATGGCCGAGGCTGGCCGGAAGCACGGGCTGTTGACGATTACGGAGGTCATGACGCCGGAATACGTCGATATTTGTGCGGAGTATGCCGATATTCTCCAGGTCGGGACGCGCAATATGCAGAACTTCGATCTGCTGCGCAAGCTGGGTGAATGCGGCAAGCCGGTCTTGCTAAAGCGCGGATTCAGCGCCACCTATGATGAATGGCTGAATGCGGCCGAATATATATTAGCCGGCGGCAATCCGAATGTCATGCTGTGCGAGCGCGGCATTCGCACCTTCGAGACCTATACGCGCAACACGCTGGACTTGACCGCCATTCCGGTCGTGAAGCAGTTGAGCCATCTGCCTGTCATCTCCGATCCGAGCCACGGCACAGGCCGCCGCGAGCTGGTGGAGACGATGTCCAAGGCATCGGTGGCCGCGGGCGCGGACGGATTAATTATCGAGATGCATACCGATCCGGACAACTCGATGACCGGAGACGGGGTGCAGTCGCTGTTCCCGGATCAATTCGCCAACCTGCTGCGCGAACTGGAGCAGCTGGCGCCGCTGTGCGGCAAGACCTTCAATACGGAGAAAATGGAGCGGTCCCATTTCGCGACATGGGTCAAGTAA
- a CDS encoding 4-hydroxy-3-methylbut-2-enyl diphosphate reductase: protein MEVRKITPRGYCYGVVDAMVLAQQTARNLDLPRPIYILGMIVHNRHVTDAFEDEGIITLDGANRLDILDQIDSGTVIFTAHGVSPEVRKKAREKGLTTVDATCPDVTRTHDLIREKTAEGYEIIYIGKKGHPEPEGAIGVAPDKVHLIETEAEIAALQVGTDRLVITNQTTMSQWDIKHIMNRLIARFPTAEIHNEICMATQERQAAVAEQAAGCDLVIVVGDPRSNNSNRLAQVSEEIAGVRAFRISDLSELKREWLDGVGLVGVTSGASTPTPITKEVVAYLEQYDQNDPETWELKRTVNMKRLLPVVREKSKS from the coding sequence ATGGAAGTCAGGAAAATTACACCGCGCGGCTATTGCTATGGCGTCGTGGATGCGATGGTGCTGGCACAACAGACGGCGCGCAATCTGGATTTGCCCCGTCCGATATATATATTAGGGATGATCGTTCATAACCGTCACGTAACAGATGCGTTCGAGGACGAAGGCATTATTACGCTCGATGGGGCGAACCGCTTGGATATTTTGGATCAGATCGATTCCGGGACGGTGATCTTTACGGCGCACGGCGTATCCCCGGAAGTGCGGAAGAAGGCGCGGGAGAAGGGGCTGACCACCGTGGATGCGACATGTCCCGACGTCACGCGTACGCATGATCTGATTCGGGAAAAGACCGCCGAAGGCTACGAGATTATTTATATCGGCAAAAAAGGGCATCCTGAACCGGAGGGTGCCATCGGCGTGGCTCCGGATAAGGTGCATCTCATCGAGACCGAAGCGGAGATCGCGGCTCTCCAGGTTGGCACGGATCGTCTCGTCATTACGAATCAGACGACGATGAGCCAGTGGGATATCAAGCATATTATGAATCGGCTTATCGCCCGATTCCCGACAGCAGAGATTCATAACGAGATCTGCATGGCGACACAGGAGAGACAGGCGGCGGTAGCCGAGCAGGCTGCGGGCTGCGACCTCGTCATCGTCGTGGGCGATCCGCGAAGCAACAACTCGAACCGGCTGGCTCAGGTGTCTGAGGAGATTGCCGGCGTGCGAGCCTTCCGCATCTCCGATCTGTCGGAATTGAAGCGGGAATGGCTTGATGGGGTCGGGCTCGTCGGCGTGACCTCCGGTGCTTCAACGCCGACGCCGATTACGAAGGAAGTCGTCGCTTATTTGGAGCAGTATGACCAGAACGATCCGGAGACATGGGAATTGAAGCGGACCGTGAACATGAAGAGGCTGCTTCCGGTCGTCCGCGAGAAGTCGAAGTCATAA
- a CDS encoding sensor histidine kinase: protein MSIRLRLTVWYSVLLAFTLLLFGIAIYTFVDYNTYAHIKTRIQGQVNQLKVLPTLDLQNRFDFDVPKSDVKRLEDAELYIQIVSFRNKTPRMSPNLSELGLNIPMPQKASQINEGYRKIVVNGYEFLVYENAIMLADQVEGAFQVFAFTGREALFTKELRSILIIASMVTIVLAFSLGLFLAQKSLRPIENIIRATDRIQKGADLSVRIPREGPPDDEVGQLTDRINSMLGRMETFYNELDEAYRAQRRFVSDASHELRTPLTTIRGNVDLLQKMWMQQQEPNQMSQSERELMSLEALRDIADESQRMSHLVNDLLSLARADAGYVMNKVLVELKPMVEEVVRRAQFLPRKAEWELGNIDVLEDLYVYGNKDYLQQMLFIFIENAFKYTQEGKVRLTAQRQDNQIGLKVDDTGIGMNEKEVPYIFERFYRADVSRGVTSGTGLGLAIAKWIIDEHRGSVEVVTKPGEGTSFIVWLPLATVDGSGDYPV, encoded by the coding sequence ATGTCGATTCGGCTGCGGCTTACGGTATGGTATTCCGTCCTGCTCGCGTTTACATTGCTATTATTCGGAATCGCCATCTACACCTTTGTCGACTACAACACCTATGCGCATATTAAGACCCGCATCCAGGGACAGGTCAACCAGTTGAAGGTGCTTCCGACGCTCGATCTGCAGAATCGCTTCGACTTCGATGTCCCCAAATCCGATGTCAAGCGGCTGGAAGATGCCGAGCTGTACATTCAGATTGTAAGCTTCCGCAACAAAACGCCGCGCATGTCGCCGAACCTGTCGGAGCTCGGTCTCAATATACCGATGCCGCAAAAGGCGTCCCAGATCAACGAAGGCTACCGCAAAATCGTAGTCAACGGCTATGAATTTCTCGTCTATGAAAATGCGATCATGCTAGCTGACCAGGTTGAGGGCGCCTTCCAGGTATTCGCCTTCACCGGGCGCGAAGCTCTATTCACCAAAGAGCTGCGCAGCATCCTTATCATCGCGTCGATGGTGACGATCGTGCTCGCCTTCTCGCTTGGCCTGTTCCTGGCGCAGAAATCGCTGCGGCCGATCGAGAATATTATCCGGGCCACTGACCGGATTCAGAAGGGGGCCGACCTGAGCGTCCGCATTCCGCGCGAAGGTCCTCCCGACGATGAGGTCGGGCAGCTCACGGACCGGATCAACAGCATGCTGGGCCGGATGGAGACATTCTATAACGAATTGGACGAGGCGTATCGGGCCCAGCGCCGGTTCGTATCCGATGCGTCCCATGAACTGCGTACGCCGCTGACGACGATTCGCGGCAATGTCGATCTGCTCCAGAAAATGTGGATGCAGCAGCAGGAGCCGAACCAGATGAGCCAGAGCGAGCGGGAGCTGATGTCGCTTGAAGCGCTGCGCGACATCGCGGACGAGTCGCAGCGCATGAGCCATCTTGTGAATGATTTGCTATCGCTCGCCCGTGCCGATGCCGGCTATGTGATGAATAAGGTGCTGGTCGAGCTGAAGCCGATGGTCGAGGAGGTCGTGCGCCGGGCGCAGTTCCTGCCTCGTAAGGCCGAATGGGAACTGGGCAATATCGATGTGCTGGAAGATTTGTACGTGTACGGCAACAAAGATTATTTGCAGCAGATGTTGTTCATTTTCATTGAGAATGCATTCAAATATACTCAGGAGGGCAAGGTCCGTCTTACCGCACAGCGTCAGGACAATCAGATCGGGCTGAAAGTGGATGATACGGGAATTGGCATGAACGAGAAGGAAGTGCCATACATCTTCGAGCGCTTCTATCGCGCCGACGTGTCGCGCGGCGTCACATCGGGCACCGGACTGGGGCTGGCGATTGCCAAATGGATTATCGATGAGCACCGGGGTTCGGTCGAGGTCGTCACGAAGCCGGGCGAAGGAACGTCGTTCATCGTGTGGCTGCCGCTGGCTACGGTCGACGGAAGCGGAGATTATCCGGTATAA
- a CDS encoding response regulator transcription factor: MTRSTIMVVDDDEKITSMLRRGLVFEGYEVRTAMNGSEGLREMMIREPDLLILDVMMPEVDGWEVCRRLREAGSSVPVLMLTAKDEVQDRVHGLDLGADDYLVKPFALEELLARVRALLRRRTEGEGGTHRLTFEDVVLDLHTREVLRDGKQIELTAKEFELLHLFMQNPKRVLPRDVIMEKIWGYDYSGESNVLEVYIAMLRQKTEEHGGKRIIQTIRGTGYVLRGDH, translated from the coding sequence ATGACGCGTTCGACGATTATGGTCGTGGATGACGATGAGAAAATTACGTCCATGCTGAGGCGTGGCTTGGTGTTCGAAGGATATGAGGTCCGGACGGCGATGAATGGCAGCGAGGGCTTGCGCGAGATGATGATTCGCGAGCCCGATTTGCTGATCCTTGATGTGATGATGCCCGAGGTGGACGGCTGGGAGGTATGCCGCAGGCTGCGGGAAGCGGGCAGCAGCGTGCCGGTGCTGATGCTGACCGCGAAGGACGAGGTGCAGGACCGCGTGCACGGGCTCGATCTCGGAGCGGACGATTATCTCGTCAAGCCGTTCGCGCTGGAGGAACTGCTGGCCCGCGTGCGCGCTCTTCTGCGCCGCCGGACGGAGGGCGAGGGCGGGACGCATCGCTTGACGTTCGAGGATGTCGTGCTTGATCTGCATACCCGCGAAGTGCTTCGCGACGGCAAGCAGATCGAGCTGACGGCGAAGGAGTTCGAACTGCTCCATCTGTTCATGCAGAATCCGAAGCGGGTGCTGCCGCGCGACGTCATTATGGAGAAAATATGGGGTTATGACTACAGCGGAGAATCGAATGTGCTTGAGGTGTATATTGCCATGCTGCGCCAGAAGACGGAAGAGCATGGAGGCAAGCGTATCATCCAGACCATTCGGGGAACGGGGTACGTCTTGAGAGGAGATCATTAA
- a CDS encoding S1C family serine protease, whose product MDEQRRKLFFTSDSDSDSYTTASDETRSAQDVSQAGDTQTQKPEDAGAYYFAYGPYQSVKHSEGSTTTETSGKVSEVEVTPPAPIKPMPFSQATGQGPGSSFHSRGGGGTMPPQPPQGNWQFKEPKRKRGTSFRAMFASFLAGMLVITGLMYAADTTNLFTGRQELASTASTSESAVVTNGTPAPFPNGASSVPEVVKTTSPAVVKIETLARVNTQNGYGNNPWMNDPFFRQFFGDSFDGSGNNSSSQSQSQQLQPLGIGTGFIFDKSGYILTNQHVISGAEVIQVTVEGYKKPLKGTLLGQSKDLDLAVIKIEGEGDFPTVPLGDSDAAQVGEQVVAIGNPSGFDHTVTSGVLSARERSINVDDNGSAREYEHLLQTDASINPGNSGGPLLNMKGEVIGMNVAVSKQAQGIGFAIPSNVIKKVVDDLKANREIQKEPVPFIGATLQTMTSDIAQEMGIKNVEGSIALNVMFGSPAYEADLRAYDIIVGMDGTKYATKEELIEAIQKKKVDDTVTMQVVRNGKEMELKIKLGDRNKFDKQIESQQQQP is encoded by the coding sequence ATGGACGAACAACGCCGCAAATTATTTTTTACATCCGACTCCGATTCGGATTCTTATACCACAGCATCGGATGAGACCCGAAGCGCTCAGGACGTCTCGCAAGCGGGCGATACTCAGACGCAGAAGCCGGAGGATGCCGGCGCTTATTATTTCGCTTATGGCCCTTATCAGTCTGTCAAGCATTCCGAAGGCAGCACAACAACGGAGACATCCGGCAAGGTGAGTGAAGTAGAGGTTACACCACCCGCTCCTATCAAGCCGATGCCATTCTCCCAAGCGACCGGTCAAGGACCGGGCTCCAGCTTCCATTCCCGAGGAGGCGGAGGTACCATGCCGCCCCAGCCGCCGCAGGGGAATTGGCAGTTCAAGGAGCCGAAGCGCAAGCGGGGCACTTCTTTCCGCGCGATGTTCGCTTCCTTCCTGGCAGGGATGCTGGTCATCACCGGATTGATGTATGCCGCGGATACCACCAACCTGTTCACGGGAAGACAGGAACTGGCGAGCACGGCCAGCACGTCAGAGAGCGCGGTCGTGACCAACGGGACGCCGGCTCCGTTCCCGAACGGCGCCAGCAGCGTGCCGGAGGTGGTGAAGACGACGAGTCCGGCGGTGGTCAAAATCGAGACGTTGGCCCGCGTGAACACGCAGAACGGCTATGGCAACAATCCTTGGATGAACGATCCGTTCTTCCGCCAGTTCTTCGGTGATTCCTTCGACGGCAGCGGGAACAACAGCTCGAGCCAGAGCCAGAGCCAGCAGCTGCAGCCGCTTGGCATCGGGACCGGCTTCATCTTCGATAAGTCGGGCTATATTTTGACGAACCAGCATGTGATCTCTGGGGCGGAAGTCATCCAAGTTACGGTGGAAGGCTATAAGAAGCCGCTCAAGGGGACGCTGCTCGGCCAGAGCAAGGACCTGGACCTGGCAGTCATCAAGATTGAAGGCGAAGGCGATTTTCCAACGGTGCCGCTGGGCGATTCCGATGCGGCGCAGGTTGGGGAGCAAGTCGTCGCGATCGGGAACCCGTCCGGCTTTGACCATACCGTTACGTCCGGCGTGCTGAGTGCCCGCGAGCGCTCGATCAATGTCGATGATAACGGAAGCGCCCGCGAATACGAGCATTTGCTGCAGACAGATGCGTCCATCAATCCCGGCAATTCGGGCGGACCGCTCTTGAATATGAAGGGCGAAGTCATCGGCATGAACGTCGCGGTGAGCAAGCAGGCGCAAGGCATCGGATTCGCGATCCCTTCCAATGTGATCAAGAAGGTCGTTGATGATCTGAAGGCGAACCGTGAAATACAGAAGGAGCCGGTTCCGTTCATTGGCGCTACGCTGCAGACGATGACCAGCGATATTGCACAGGAAATGGGCATCAAGAATGTGGAGGGCTCGATCGCGCTCAATGTCATGTTCGGATCGCCGGCCTATGAGGCGGATTTGCGCGCCTATGATATTATTGTAGGTATGGACGGCACGAAGTACGCGACCAAAGAGGAATTGATCGAAGCGATACAGAAGAAGAAGGTTGACGATACCGTCACGATGCAGGTTGTGCGCAACGGCAAAGAGATGGAATTAAAGATTAAGCTCGGCGACCGGAACAAGTTCGACAAGCAGATTGAGTCGCAGCAACAACAGCCATAA